In Scatophagus argus isolate fScaArg1 chromosome 14, fScaArg1.pri, whole genome shotgun sequence, the following proteins share a genomic window:
- the dhx33 gene encoding ATP-dependent RNA helicase DHX33 encodes MPHDPDPPPAKKFKPGSVFFRLDKNKPGMLLPRKGNATTPIDVQRKQLSIYQAKPQLLNQLRQLHNAILIGETGSGKTTQIPQYLYEAGIGRQGIIAITQPRRVAAISLAGRVAEEKKTQLGKLVGYTVRFEDVTSAETKLKFMTDGMLLREAIGDPLLLRYTVVVLDEAHERTVHTDVLFGVVKTAQRRRRELNKIPLKVIVMSATMDVDLFSEYFNKSPVLYLEGRQHPIQIYYTKQPQSDYLQAALVSVFQIHQEAPPSHDILVFMTGQEEIEALARTCRDIAKHLPDSCGPMIVIPLYASLPPAQQLRVFQPAPKGSRKVILSTNIAETSVTISGIKYVIDTGMVKAKRFNPDSGLEVLAVQRVSKAQAWQRAGRAGREDSGSCYRLYTEQEFDNLIPMTVPEIQRCNLAGVMLQLMALGIPDVMNFDFMSKPSPEAVRSAVEHLELLGAVERKEGQVFLTALGKKMASFPLEPRYAKTILLSPDYSCSEEILSIVSLLSVDTVLYNPPARREEVLAARKKFTSSEGDHMTLLNIYRAFKKVSGNKEWCRENFVNSRNMGLVKEVQAQLKDICLKLNLKMESCGPDTGNVRRCLAHGMFVNAAELQPDGSYLALDTHQPVAIHPSSVLFQAKPAYVVFNELLHTSRCYMRDLCLVDADWLLEAAPEYFGRKLRPTKS; translated from the exons ATGCCCCACGACCCCGACCCTCCTCCGGCTAAAAAATTCAAGCCGGGGTCTGTTTTTTTCCGTCTCGATAAGAATAAACCTGGAATGCTGCTGCCTAGAAAGGGAAATGCAACCACTCCGATAGACGTCCAGAGGAAACAGCTTTCAATCTACCAGGCGAAACCTCAGCTACTGAACCAACTAAGACAGCTTCACAATGCTATTCTGATAG GGGAGACTGGCTCTGGGAAGACCACTCAGATCCCTCAGTATCTGTATGAGGCCGGCATCGGACGACAGGGCATCATCGCCATCACTCAGCCCCGTCGTGTTGCTGCGATCTCACTGGCAGGCAGGgtggcagaggagaagaaaactcAGCTTGGCAAGTTG GTCGGTTACACAGTGCGTTTTGAGGATGTCACCTCCGCTGAGACAAAGCTAAAGTTCATGACAGATGGCATGCTGCTGCGTGAGGCCATCGGAGACCCTTTACTGCTGCGCTACACTGTGGTGGTCCTGGATGAAGCTCATGAACGCACTGTGCACACTGATGTGCTGTTCGGCGTGGTTAAGACCGCTCAGCGCAGGCGCAGAGAACTTAATAAGATTCCCCTGAAG GTCATAGTGATGTCAGCAACCATGGATGTGGATTTGTTCTCTGAGTACTTCAACAAGTCACCTGTACTGTACCTGGAGGGCAGGCAGCATCCCATTCAGATCTACTACACCAAGCAGCCCCAGTCAGACTATCTACAGGCTGCACTCGTCTCTGTCTTTCAGATCCATCAG GAAGCTCCGCCATCCCATGACATCTTAGTGTTCATGACTGGGCAGGAGGAGATCGAGGCTCTGGCGAGGACATGTAGGGACATTGCTAAGCACCTTCCTGACAGCTGTGGTCCCATGATAGTTATCCCTTTGTATGCATCGCTGCCCCCAGCACAGCAGCTCAGGGTCTTCCAGCCAGCTCCCAAG GGAAGTAGGAAGGTCATCCTCTCGACCAACATTGCTGAGACGTCTGTTACAATCTCTGGGATTAAATACGTCATAGACACGGGGATGGTGAAGGCCAAACGTTTCAATCCTG ACAGTGGGCTGGAGGTGCTGGCAGTGCAGCGGGTTTCTAAAGCCCAGGCGTGGCAGCGAGCGGGCCGAGCTGGAAGGGAGGACTCTGGCTCCTGCTATCGTCTCTACACTGAGCAGGAATTTGACAACCTCATTCCTATGACTGTGCCTGAGATCCAGAG GTGTAACTTAGCCGGTGTGATGCTGCAGCTCATGGCTCTGGGGATTCCAGATGTGATGAATTTTGATTTCATGTCCAAGCCTTCTCCAG AGGCCGTTCGGTCTGCTGTGGAGCATTTAGAGCTGCTGGGAGctgtggagaggaaggagggacagGTTTTCCTCACTGCTCTGGGAAAGAAGATGGCAAGCTTCCCTCTGGAACCCAGATATGCAAAG ACGATCCTGTTGTCTCCAGACTACTCCTGTTCGGAAGAGATTTTGAGCATTGTGTCTCTGCTTTCAGTGGACACCGTACTGTATAACCCTCCTGCTCGGCGGGAAGAGGTGCTCGCTGCACGTAAGAAGTTCACATCCAGCGAAGGAGACCACATGACACTGCTCAACATTTATAGGGCATTCAAGAAAGTCAGTGGTAATAAG GAGTGGTGTCGGGAGAATTTTGTCAACAGCAGAAACATGGGATTAGTGAAAGAGGTCCAGGCACAACTTAAAGATATCTGCCTTAAG CTGAATTTGAAGATGGAGTCATGTGGGCCAGACACAGGGAACGTTCGCCGCTGCCTCGCCCATGGGATGTTCGTCAACGCTGCAGAGCTTCAACCTGACGGCAGCTACTTAGCTCTGGACACCCACCAGCCTGTGGCCATCCACCCCTCCTCCGTTCTTTTCCAGGCCAAGCCAGCATATGTGGTCTTCAATGAGCTGCTGCACACATCGCGCTGCTACATGAGAGACCTGTGTTTGGTGGATGCCGACTGGCTGCTGGAGGCAGCGCCAGAATACTTTGGCCGCAAACTCCGACCCACCAAGAGTTAA